TGGTGGAAGATGCAGCCCATGCAATGGCCTCTTCGTATCAGGGGCAACCGATAGGCACTTTTGGAAATTTCACTGCGTTTTCATTTTACGCCACCAAAAATCTGACAACAGGTGAGGGCGGGGCCTTGGTTGTGCCGGATCCGGAGTTAGCCGATAAAATTCGGATTTTATCCCTTCATGGCATGTCACGACACGCATGGAATCGCTACAGTGCGCAAGGGTCGTGGGTCTATCAAATCGAAGCGGCTGGCTTTAAATATAACATGACCGATTTGCAGGCCGCTTTAGGACTCGTGCAATTGCATAAGTTGACCCGCATGCAAAAACGCCGGCAAGATATTGCCAGACAATTTGCGGAAGGATTGGCTGATTTACCTGTCATTTTGCCCATTGAAAAAGAATATGCCGGACATGCTTGGCACTTATACCCATTACGTCTTGTTACCGCTGCCTTGTCATTAAGTCGCGATCAGTTTATTGAAGAGCTAAAAATGCGCAATATCGGGGCGTCGGTCCATTTTATTCCCATTCATTTGCATCCATATTATCAAATGCGGTATGGGTGGAAACCGGGACAATTTCCTAATGCAGAGCAGTTTTTTGAGGCGGAAGTTTCTCTCCCGTTATATCCGTCTATGAGCGATGACGATGTTAACGATGTCATTGAAGCTGTTCGGGATATTGTATTGAGTCATAGCCGCTGATATGCGTTACATTAAACGTCTTTTTGATATCACGGTATCCTTCATCTTGTTGGTTGTTTTTAGTTGGCTTTTGGTGCTCATTGCCTTGTTGATTCGCCTGGATTCGCCGGGACCAGCGATCTTTGTGCAAACCCGCATTGGCAAAGATGGACGACCGTTTCGCATGTGGAAATTTCGCACCATGTATTATGGAGCCGAGAAAAGATGGCAACCGCCGGCTCCTGAGGAAGCTCTGCATTACAAATTTCAAGATGAAGGGGATCTGCGCATTACTAAAATTGGACGATTTCTGCGTCGATCTTCTCTTGACGAGTTGCCCCAGCTTTTCAATGTCTTGGTGGGTCAGATGTCCCTGGTCGGTCCACGGCCAGAAATTCCGGAAATGGTGGCATTATATCCGGCTTATGCGCATGAACGGCACCGCATGCGTCCTGGCATAACAGGATTAGCCCAGGTTATGGGACGGGGAGATTTAACGCTTGAAGAAAGCTTAAAATGGGATTTGGATTATTGTACACATTGGACATTCTGGCTGGATTTGGTCATTTTATGGAAAACGATGACGTCAGTATTGCGTCGTCAAGGCGCATATTAAAAAATATAGAGGAATTTTGGCACTTTATAGCGAATAAACTCTAAAAGCTGTGTTGACGTGTGGAAACAGTCGAATGGAGAAAGGATGAGCGGTGTGGGGCGCCCCCGAGCCACATCAAGCCCGTCATGGTCAGTCATGACCTTGTCGGAAGTCACAGGATTACCCGTTTCTGTTATTTGGTCAGATTTGCAAAATGGCATTTTGTCGGGAACCATGATCCAGGGTAAGACAATCATTCGCTTAGAAGATCTCATGGCATCGAAGCGGGACTCTTATCGATTGGTTGCAGAAAATCTGGGCAATACATCCCGGAAGGAACCGAAAGATGAAGATGATGGACCCACCCTCACGGTTCGACCTCCATTGTCCACTTCATGGAAAGCTGCTCACAGTGCCCTGTACCGAGGCGAAACGATTAAGGTATCCTTATACGATGTTTTACGCCAAGATCGACTGCTATCCCATATCACCGCTCCTTCGCTATCGCCCGGCGTTATTGCGTTAAGCGGTTTTGCCGGACAAAAGGGAACACGTCCCGTCTACGTCATAGGTCCTCAGGCTCGTCTTGATCAGGAGTTAATTTCCTTGCGGTTACTGCCCCAAATTGTTTCAGCTTACCCGGTCGCGTTGCAAGCAGGCAAGCGCATTTTATGGCAACTGCAAGAAAGTCCCCAGTATTTCAGTGATGTTCTCGCGCAATTAATTTTAGATTACGGGACGAAAATGATGGCCGCGCGCGTTGATGAGGCGTGGCACTACTATAAAAATCCCAGAGCAGCGCGCAAGTCTCATTGGGTTTATCGGCAAGATGGGACTTTGCGCACAGTGGGCGGCATTTTTTTCGCCTTGATCAAATCCGAGGGGTATTGGCATCCAGAAAAAGGGAGTGGATCGTCGGGCGCCGTGTTCCGGGGTGAAGTGTTGCCTATTTCGCCGAAAATTGTCCGCTGGGAAAACCGGGCGAAAGTTGAGGCGCGTGCTACGAAAGACATCGAGACCGATATTGCCATCGATCAAATCTATATCCCTAAAGCCTTTGAAATGCACCCACCACGCGCGGCAAAAATAGAAAAAGCCCGCAACATGTCTGAGCAAGCCGCACCATTGTTGGTGAAACAATGGGATTTGGATAGCGAAGGTCGCCCAGCTTACGTCTTACTCGATGGGTATATTCGCTATCTGGTTGCCAAAGAAAAACAGAGTAAGACGGTATCTGTTCGCATTATTTAGATGCTATGACATCAAGGAGGCCATGGTGTGGCTAAGTGGGTGCAGTTATTTTGGGGATTCTTTAAAGTTGGCATTTTGGGCTATGGGGGTGGGCCCGGTTCTATTTCCTTAATCCAGGCTATCTCGGTGAACGGCTATCACTGGATGGACAATACGCAGTTTGCGGAAATGCTCGCTATCGGCAATGCTCTGCCCGGACCCATTGCCACAAAATTGGCTGCGGCCATTGGATGGCAGGTCGGCGGTGTGATGGGAGCCATCAGTGCCTTGGTGGGAGTGGTTTTGCCCTCTTTGGTCTTAATGTTGGGATTATATCAAGTGCTTCTGGCACACAAGTCTAATCCCTACGTAATTGGACTGATTCGCGGGGTCAAACCCATTGTGATTGTGTTACTGGTCTTATTGATTTTAGATTTAATTCCGGGAACTTTTCCGGCTCATCGCTACGTTATTCCTCTGGTGATTTTTATTCTGGGACTCGTCGCCATTAAAGAAATGAAAATTTCGCCGGTTTTAGTGATTATTGGCTCAATGATTACCGGAGCCTTGTTGCTGCGCTGAAAAAAGCTATTTATTAGCCATCAGATATTCTCTAGTCAAACTATTACCTTTACGTTAGAGTTATATTAAATTGCACTTTAACCTTAAGCACTCGGTGTGAGGTGATGAGTTCGTGGATATTCCTCATGAAATGCAAATTGGTGAATTAGCGCAACTGTGTCAGACCACAACGCGCACACTGCGCTATTACGAGGATGTGGGTTTAATTGAACCGATTAGACGGCTTGACGGAGGTTTTCGGGTGTATGATGGGCGCACCATTCAACGCATTCGGCATATCCAGGAATTAAAAGAGTTGTTGGGCTGGTCTCTTGAGGAAATTCGGCAGGTCATCCAGGCTGAAGATGCTATTGAAAATCTTCGCACCCAATATCAAAGGTCTCATTCGCCCCAGGAACGATTAGAGGTATTAGCACGTGCAGCCATTGTGGTCCAAGGTGAGCTGGAATTAGTGAATGAACGCATGAACCGGCTTGGTGAGATGAAACAAGCCCTCGAACAAAAGCTACTGCGATATGACCAATTATCCCAAGATCTCAAACAACAAATCAAAGATCACCGGAGCGAATCATGACGGCGAGAAAATACGCCGTGTTAGCGGTAACGAGTTTAGGGGCACTGCTTTCTGCATTGAATTTCAGCACGCTGATTATTGCGTTGCCCGATCTTATCCGCAGTTTGTCGATCTCACTATTATCGGCCATGTGGATCATGATGGCTTATATGGTGGCCCAAACCGTCATCGTGTTGATGGCAGGAAGTTTAGCGGACCGCTTTGGCCGCCGACGCCTGTATATTTTAGGCATGCTTATTTTTACCGTAGTCTCTTTGATCGCGGGCTTCGTGCATTCGGCTCCATGGCTCATCGCTTTAAGAGTCTTGCAAGGAACGGGTGGAGCCATGTTAATGGCGAATAGCGCGGCGATTGTGGCTGATGCCTTTGACCCTCACGAATTAGGCCGTGCGCTCGGCATTAATGTGATGGTTGTGGCTGTGGGCCAAATTATTGGTCCCGTGTTAGGGGGATGGCTGACGACGGATTACGGCTGGCAATGGACGTTTTGGTTTAATGTGCCCTTTGGGATTATAGCGGTATTTTTTGCCGTAAAAGTGTTAGGCTTATCCTTCCAGCCTATGAAATCGCCTGCCCAATCGTTCGATGCTTTAGGGGTGGTCAGCTATGTTCTGGCTGTGAGTGGTTTATTGATCGCGCTCACGTGGGGATCTATCAAACATTGGGATCAATGGGCTGTCTATCTTGGCTTTATAGCTTTTGTCATCTTCATGCCCGTATTTCTTTGGAACGAAATGCGTGCCAAAGAACCTATTTTACATTTGAGCTTGTTTAAAAACCGTACCTTTGGTTTTGGCAACATCTCTGCTGCCCTTTTAGCCATATCGCGTATGGCGATTTTGTTTTTGCTCATCTTTTATTTTCAGGGCCCGAAAGGTGATAGTGCCCTTAAGGCCGGGATTTTGTCTATTCCTTTAGCAGCGGGGATGCTGGTTTTCGCCCCGATTTCGGGCTGGATGGCGGATTTTTTGGGGGCATTGCTGCCCACCACGTTAGGAACGGTCTTGACTGTCGTAGGCTTAGTGGGTCTAGGCTTAGATATCCAGGTACAAACCCCGTACTGGCAGCTGGCCTTGTGGATGATCATAGCTGGCATTGGCTCAGGCCTTTTTAATTCGCCGAATACCAGCAATATCATGAACGCGGCCGGGGTCAACAGGCGGGGAGAAGCCTCCGGCATCAGGTCATTGACCACCAATACCGGTATGCTTGTTTCCGTAGCTTTTTCCCTCGTGTTGGTTACTCAAAGCATTCCAAAATCCGCTATGTTAGCAATCTTTGCCGGAACTGTCCGCGGCATTCCCCCGCATGAAGCCCGGGGATCCATTGCCGGATTTATTGAGGGGCTCCACCTGGCATTTTTGGTCATGGCATTTATTGCTTTATTGGCTACCGTCTTGTCTATTCTTCGTGCCGACTCCGTGAGACTGCACCCTTCCCGGTCGTTGGATTCGATCAAACATACGGGCCCTTGAGGTCTCGCTATCTCTTCATAGACCCATGGCATTTTGATTTTATATTTGACATGAACCGGACAACTGGTTGTGAATAAAATTTCATCAGGACATGCAAATTTATCATTCTAAACTAGGCTTGGTCTAGGATATAGTAAACATATCTTAAATATTTCATCGTGTGGCGAGGATTTGCATTAGATATGACATCAACGATACAGAAGTACGTCCTTAAAGTGGAGGTGACATGAAATTCACGATAAAATAGGATATTAAACGAAAAACACACAAAATGCAATCAAACCTTTGTTCATCCGGCTGAATTCGCGCGATTCTTACTGTCGGAATAATCGGGAGTATGCTATACTAAATTCAACCTGAAGCACCTTCCCTACGAATTTCTCCTTTCCCACTTATCTCTGCCGGTCTCTGTTTTCGTTCCCATGAACGGAGGGATGACCATGGATCTCTATGACCACAAAGGCGAACTGGATCGCCAATGGTATTTAAGGAAACTGAGTCAAGCGATTAAGGCAAAATTGCCAGAACTGATTACGCAAGAAGCCGTGATGGGAAGTGCGCCAGATCAACGCATTCGTGTCGCGGTTCGGAAACTGGAAGAACCCGATTTTCGTTACCAGCCCCAGGGATCCGCCGGACAAGGCAATGGTCTTGGACCCGGTCAAGAGGGCGGGGACGATGTGGTCTGGATTGAATTGACCACAGAAGAAATCATGGATTTGCTGCTTGAGGATTTAAAACTCCCCCGGTTAGATGACAAGCCACGAGGTGTGTTACATGGGGAAGAAGATCGCTATGACGACATCTCAACACACGGACCGTGGTCTAATATCGATAAACGGCGGAGCCTCTATCAAGCGGCCAAGCAAGGCCGCGATTATTTAACCCAGGATGACTTGCGTTACCGGAGTTGGCGTACGTATCCCAAGCCGGTCACCGCTGCGGTGATTACTCTCGTTCGTGATGCGTCGGGCTCTATGGACGAATCTAAACGCTATCTTTCCAAATCGGCCGCGTGGTGGCTTGTTCAATGGATTCGCCGTCAATACCGTTACGCCGAAATTCGGTATTTCTTGCATACAACCGTGCCGGTAGAAGTGGATGAAAAAGATTTTTTCAACCGAGAAATTACTGGGGGAACCGCGATTTTATCGACCTATCAAACGATTTTGCAATTGTGGGATCATGATTTTCCTCATGAGGATTGGAATCGGTATTTATTACATTTTTCTGATGGTGATATTTGGTCAGATTACGGCCGGGAACTCATAGAAATTATTCAGACCCTGTTATCCACCTCATCGCTGTTGGGGTATTTCGAAGTGGAAGGACACAAAGGCGTATCGCCCCTGTGGTCTTTGTTCCGCAAGAGCGCCGAACTCGGCGGTCATTTTCATCCGGCCATGCGGATGGCCAAGATTGATAGCAAGGAGCATATTCTTCCCGCGATTCGCGCTGTCATCGATGGCCATGGCAGCTAAGAGCATGTTTTTGGTGTCAAGGACCTGGAGGTGATAACAATGGTCCACGGAACATTAGACGACTGGGTCAAAGAGATGGATGAGTTAGTGCATGCTCATGGACTCACTCCTCTGCCGACCGAATTTCACCTCGTATCCGATGAAGATATCTATACTTTATCATCTTACTTTGCGCCAGGACGGTATCGTCACTGGACCCATGGAGAACGGTATTGGATGGCTAAACAGCGGGATGAACAAGGTCTCGGGAGGATTTATGAGCTTGTGGTTAATGGCGACCCGGCCTTAGCCTACTTGCTGGATAAGAACGCGGATGCTTATAACGTTCTTGTCATCGGCCATGTTTTAGGCCATACCGATTTTTTTGCTCGCAACCAATTTCTCAGTGCCGTGCGTCGGCCCAATATCGGGATGTGGTTTCGCGAACATGCCGAGTGGTTGGAAGATCTTCACCGTCAGCGCAGCTTTTCCCGCGTGGAGAAGCTTATTGATGCCGCTCATACGCTCTATCAATTGGTTGACCCGTATTACCGAGCACCGGATTTTGTCCGTATTCCCGATAAAGAAAAGAGTAAAGGCCAACAACGTTCGTTTGATTGGGTGAAAGAGCTGTATGAACCCAAAGCCCTCGACCACGATGATGACGTGAGCTATGTGCCGGCGTATAAGATCTGGCCTTATACTCAGGATGTTTTGGCTTTGGTTGCAGATTTCGGCCATTTGGCAGATGAAGAACGCATGGCTTTACGGATGTTGCGGGAGGAAATGCTGTATTTTCAGCCCCAAGCGCGGACGAAGTTCATGAACGAAGGATGGGCAACATTTTGGCATGTTCGCCTCACCCGGGAATTTTCGCAATGGGACGCCCAAGATCATATTGAAGCCATGCGTATGCATGCTCTCGTCACGCAAAGCCGCAATTTCTTTAATCCGTACTACTTTGGGTGGACATTGTGGGAGCTTATTAGCGAACTTCATGGACTCGATACGTGCTTTCAGATTGTTGCGGAACAAACAGATTTGCAGTGGATCAACCAGTGGATTACGCCAGACTTGGTGCGATTGGCACAAGACAAAAATTTGTGGCCGTTAGAGCGTCCTATTGACCCGCAAGATCCAAACAAAGGAACAGAATATTATCCAGTTGAGGATTTGATGCGAGATGTCCAGCGGGTTTTTCTTCCCGATACTCCCGAAATATTTGTGGAGCAAATTGATGCCCAAAGCCATCGGCTGGACTTGATATACCATGGTGACAAACCCCTGCACAAAGATTACACCCAGGATGTTTTGAATGCGATTGCTTACTTGTGGGGTGGAGATGTGATGCTGACCAGTGCGCACAAAATCTGGTATGGCAATGAAGCCGATTGGAGAAGGAGGGCTTAATATGGCACGATTTGATACAGATTGGTTAACCAAACACCAACCCCCTCAGGGGGCATGGACATGGGAAGGCACGTTTGCGGATTACCTGATTAAGGTGCAACAAACGCCGTCCATCGCCGATTTGGCCCATGCCCGCATCTACCGGATGATTATGTCGCACGGGGTTGAGAAGCTTGAGGGACAAGAAGTTCCCCGATATAAATTCTTTAGTCAAGACATTTTCGGTATTGACGACACCATTAATGAAATCGTCGAGTATTTTTCGGCTGCGGCACGTGGGATGGATATTAGACGCCGGATTTTGTTAATGATGGGGAGTCCCGGCACCGGAAAATCGACCATTACCGCAATTTTAAAAAAGGGATTGGAAGAATACTCCCGGACCGATGAGGGGGCCCTTTATGCCATTAGTTTTTGTCCCCAACAAGAAGAACCATTACATTTATTGCCGGAGGCTGCCCGCCGCGAATTTATGCAAGAAACCGGTGTGACGATTGAAGGCGATTTATGTCCTTATTGCCAGTGGATGATTGATCATGAATATCAAGGACGCTTACAAGAAGTGCCCGTCAAACGCGTCTTAATTTCTGAATCGCGCAGAATCGGCATTGGGACTTTTGCTCCTTCGGATAGCAAGGTTCAGGACATTAGCGAACTTGTAGGTTCGATGGATCTCTCGACAATTTCACGCTATGGTTCGGAATCTGATCCCCGTGCGTACCGGTTTGATGGAGCGTTCAATGCGGCTAACCGGGGAATTATGGAGTTTATAGAAATGTTAAAAGCCCAACCAGATTTTCTGCATGGGTTATTGACATTGGCCCAGGAGCGAAAGATTAAAGTGGGACGTTTTGGCTTGTTTGATGCCGATGAAGCCATTATTGCCCATACCAATGAAAATGAATTTGAACGTTTTGTCAGCAACAAGGCGTATGAGGCGTTGCATAACCGGGTCCTGTTAATTAAAGTGCCGTATAACCTGACCGTCAGTCAAGAAATCCGGACCTATCAAAAGATGATGAACCTGGGAGGACAAAAACTCGGTAAGCACATTGCGCCGAATACGCTCAAAGTGGCGGCAATGTTTGGCGTCGGTACAAGACTCGCGCGAGATGCCAAATTTTCCATCAAGGAAAAACTCACACTTTATGATGGCAAAGAGTTACCTGATGTGCAGCAACGGGAAATCAACCGGGTTCGGGAACTGGCTCGTAAGCAAGGTGAAGGATTTCAAGGCATTTCGCCCCGGCATATTCTAGATGCCTTGTCTTATGCTATGGCGAGTGATAAAGAGCCTTGCGTCACCCCTACTGCGATGTTGCGGGCTATTCGGGAAAGCTTTGAGCAGCACATTACGCAGGTCAAAAACCAAGATTTATTGGAAGCGCTGAAAGCGACCCATGAATTATATGATGAAGCCGCCAAAAATGAGATTCAAAGGGCCTTTGTCGATTCGTTTCAAGATGCGGCGCAGTTATTGTATGACAACTATTTGGAACATGCTGAAGCTCGTATCATGCATTCGACGGTTAAAGACCCGGTTACGGGAGAAGAAGTCGAACCCAACGAAAAGATTTTGCAAGATCTGGAGAAGGCCCTTGGCATTAGTGATGCCGCGGCCACGGCATTTCGCCAAGAGATGGTGAATAAGGCAGGAGCCATGGCCCGCAGAGGCCAAT
The Sulfobacillus thermosulfidooxidans DNA segment above includes these coding regions:
- a CDS encoding DegT/DnrJ/EryC1/StrS family aminotransferase: MREHFLPYNLPDLGPEEEDAVIQALRSHWISRGPLTQKFEEELSSQLHGETVLALASCTAGMHLALLANDIGPGDEVITTPYTFAASVNVIIHAGATPVLVDIEKDTGNIDLALVEQAITEKTKALLPVHYAGHAVDMRQLNRLRDVYHLVVVEDAAHAMASSYQGQPIGTFGNFTAFSFYATKNLTTGEGGALVVPDPELADKIRILSLHGMSRHAWNRYSAQGSWVYQIEAAGFKYNMTDLQAALGLVQLHKLTRMQKRRQDIARQFAEGLADLPVILPIEKEYAGHAWHLYPLRLVTAALSLSRDQFIEELKMRNIGASVHFIPIHLHPYYQMRYGWKPGQFPNAEQFFEAEVSLPLYPSMSDDDVNDVIEAVRDIVLSHSR
- a CDS encoding sugar transferase, encoding MRYIKRLFDITVSFILLVVFSWLLVLIALLIRLDSPGPAIFVQTRIGKDGRPFRMWKFRTMYYGAEKRWQPPAPEEALHYKFQDEGDLRITKIGRFLRRSSLDELPQLFNVLVGQMSLVGPRPEIPEMVALYPAYAHERHRMRPGITGLAQVMGRGDLTLEESLKWDLDYCTHWTFWLDLVILWKTMTSVLRRQGAY
- a CDS encoding chromate transporter, whose amino-acid sequence is MAKWVQLFWGFFKVGILGYGGGPGSISLIQAISVNGYHWMDNTQFAEMLAIGNALPGPIATKLAAAIGWQVGGVMGAISALVGVVLPSLVLMLGLYQVLLAHKSNPYVIGLIRGVKPIVIVLLVLLILDLIPGTFPAHRYVIPLVIFILGLVAIKEMKISPVLVIIGSMITGALLLR
- a CDS encoding SpoVR family protein, encoding MVHGTLDDWVKEMDELVHAHGLTPLPTEFHLVSDEDIYTLSSYFAPGRYRHWTHGERYWMAKQRDEQGLGRIYELVVNGDPALAYLLDKNADAYNVLVIGHVLGHTDFFARNQFLSAVRRPNIGMWFREHAEWLEDLHRQRSFSRVEKLIDAAHTLYQLVDPYYRAPDFVRIPDKEKSKGQQRSFDWVKELYEPKALDHDDDVSYVPAYKIWPYTQDVLALVADFGHLADEERMALRMLREEMLYFQPQARTKFMNEGWATFWHVRLTREFSQWDAQDHIEAMRMHALVTQSRNFFNPYYFGWTLWELISELHGLDTCFQIVAEQTDLQWINQWITPDLVRLAQDKNLWPLERPIDPQDPNKGTEYYPVEDLMRDVQRVFLPDTPEIFVEQIDAQSHRLDLIYHGDKPLHKDYTQDVLNAIAYLWGGDVMLTSAHKIWYGNEADWRRRA
- a CDS encoding MFS transporter — its product is MTARKYAVLAVTSLGALLSALNFSTLIIALPDLIRSLSISLLSAMWIMMAYMVAQTVIVLMAGSLADRFGRRRLYILGMLIFTVVSLIAGFVHSAPWLIALRVLQGTGGAMLMANSAAIVADAFDPHELGRALGINVMVVAVGQIIGPVLGGWLTTDYGWQWTFWFNVPFGIIAVFFAVKVLGLSFQPMKSPAQSFDALGVVSYVLAVSGLLIALTWGSIKHWDQWAVYLGFIAFVIFMPVFLWNEMRAKEPILHLSLFKNRTFGFGNISAALLAISRMAILFLLIFYFQGPKGDSALKAGILSIPLAAGMLVFAPISGWMADFLGALLPTTLGTVLTVVGLVGLGLDIQVQTPYWQLALWMIIAGIGSGLFNSPNTSNIMNAAGVNRRGEASGIRSLTTNTGMLVSVAFSLVLVTQSIPKSAMLAIFAGTVRGIPPHEARGSIAGFIEGLHLAFLVMAFIALLATVLSILRADSVRLHPSRSLDSIKHTGP
- a CDS encoding PrkA family serine protein kinase — translated: MARFDTDWLTKHQPPQGAWTWEGTFADYLIKVQQTPSIADLAHARIYRMIMSHGVEKLEGQEVPRYKFFSQDIFGIDDTINEIVEYFSAAARGMDIRRRILLMMGSPGTGKSTITAILKKGLEEYSRTDEGALYAISFCPQQEEPLHLLPEAARREFMQETGVTIEGDLCPYCQWMIDHEYQGRLQEVPVKRVLISESRRIGIGTFAPSDSKVQDISELVGSMDLSTISRYGSESDPRAYRFDGAFNAANRGIMEFIEMLKAQPDFLHGLLTLAQERKIKVGRFGLFDADEAIIAHTNENEFERFVSNKAYEALHNRVLLIKVPYNLTVSQEIRTYQKMMNLGGQKLGKHIAPNTLKVAAMFGVGTRLARDAKFSIKEKLTLYDGKELPDVQQREINRVRELARKQGEGFQGISPRHILDALSYAMASDKEPCVTPTAMLRAIRESFEQHITQVKNQDLLEALKATHELYDEAAKNEIQRAFVDSFQDAAQLLYDNYLEHAEARIMHSTVKDPVTGEEVEPNEKILQDLEKALGISDAAATAFRQEMVNKAGAMARRGQSLSWDSHPKMKEAIEKKLFADVANLVKVTTSTKVLNDQQKNRVMEVKRRLIDDMGYCEHCAQELLDYVGYLLTK
- a CDS encoding DUF444 family protein encodes the protein MDLYDHKGELDRQWYLRKLSQAIKAKLPELITQEAVMGSAPDQRIRVAVRKLEEPDFRYQPQGSAGQGNGLGPGQEGGDDVVWIELTTEEIMDLLLEDLKLPRLDDKPRGVLHGEEDRYDDISTHGPWSNIDKRRSLYQAAKQGRDYLTQDDLRYRSWRTYPKPVTAAVITLVRDASGSMDESKRYLSKSAAWWLVQWIRRQYRYAEIRYFLHTTVPVEVDEKDFFNREITGGTAILSTYQTILQLWDHDFPHEDWNRYLLHFSDGDIWSDYGRELIEIIQTLLSTSSLLGYFEVEGHKGVSPLWSLFRKSAELGGHFHPAMRMAKIDSKEHILPAIRAVIDGHGS
- a CDS encoding MerR family transcriptional regulator; this translates as MDIPHEMQIGELAQLCQTTTRTLRYYEDVGLIEPIRRLDGGFRVYDGRTIQRIRHIQELKELLGWSLEEIRQVIQAEDAIENLRTQYQRSHSPQERLEVLARAAIVVQGELELVNERMNRLGEMKQALEQKLLRYDQLSQDLKQQIKDHRSES